A segment of the Pseudoliparis swirei isolate HS2019 ecotype Mariana Trench chromosome 4, NWPU_hadal_v1, whole genome shotgun sequence genome:
ttgtgacgggttcatcaccatggtgaccagtgggtctccaggacctttccatgacgaaaccaaatttccatgattaaacattttgtgaaaactatgtcgatacgtgacaaagtgagaagatgtagtatttaaactaacaatgagaattccaaagcatactgtatatataccgtgtaaattaacatttgaataaaacaaatttgcgtTACTTTTCTAAACAttgtgggatttttttttctttctaggcctgctaatagccatttaataattccatgacttttccaggttttccatgaccgtacggaccctgttttgaataaagggttgaaaattaaagtgtttatggttttttaatctattaatcgaaaaaataatcgaccgattaatcgattatcaaaataatcgttagttgcagccctacgcATCACGTCACGTGAGCGGCGTTAACCGACAGCTTGAGCGTCTGTAGAAGTATTTTAACACGAAGGTCCGACGTTAGTCGTGGTCGTGAACGGCCGACGTGGCGTTTTCACAACTGCTCCGCTTCCTGTGACCGGGTATCGCTTCCTCAGCTCGCTCTCACACGGCGGCTTGTTGTCTTTCGTGAAGCTGAAAGTCACTTAATTCAAGAACTCAGGACGTTCAGTCGGAACTCTTTCTGGAAGTAAAACATTCTGACTTTCTCCAGCCATGCTGCGAGGAACTCGTCTCTTTAGggggattttttaaatgataaagtGACTTTCCCACTTCACGAAGGCAACGATTTAAAGGCACGTCAGACGGGATGAGGGGTCTGCACACGTCTCTACGGGCTTTTCACACTCGACCCAAACACCGAGTCTGCACTCTGGTTCCCTAAACATCAGAATCTCTCCGAGCCGTGGATCAGTGTTTCCAGAACTCGTGACGAATATAAACAATCATTTTGGACATTCAATTCTGCCATTTATTGACGAACACGCCGTTCACCGTAGTGACGGAACGACTCGTTGGCTCTGGTGTGAAAATGTCCCGAGACGCTGAGACGGTTTCGGTGTAAAACATCAGACACTGACCcctgaggaggcggagctccccAGCCTTCAGGTTCCTGGCTCATGAAACCAGGAAGTGAAGTTACTCTCATTGTCTGCTGCGTTCTTCCTGTTGTCTGTACAGTAAGTTCTGGTTTCTGGATTCCCTCCTGCAGTTGGAGAGGACCCCGCCAAGTCGCTCACCGACACGCCCCCCGACTCCAACCAGGCCTCGCCGCCCTCcagagccccgccccccgcctCGCTGTCCAGCGACAACAAGTTCCACTCGCTGCCCTTCAGCCTGAACAGGAAGGCGGGGCCCATCGACAGCATGAGCCACGGGCCCCTCTCGCTCTCCGTGCAGTCGGTGATGGGCGAGCAGCCCGAGCCCCCGTCGCCCGTCGCCCCCCCATCGCCGCATCCGGCGACGCCCCTTTCCCGAGGCCAGCCGGGCCTGGAGGTGGGCTCTctggtggaggtgaaggagaacCCCCCTCTGTGCGGCGTCATCCGCTGGGTGGGCCTTCCTCCCGGCCTGCTGGAGCCTCTGGCGGGGCTGGAGCTGGTAAGGGCCGCTGCAGTGGACCGGCGTTGACCTCGGGGTCGGCTGCTTCTGACCCCGCGTGTTCCACGTCTCTGGTGCATGAGCTGGATGTGaccatgtttgtttttctgcctttggtttatttgataagggacagaCGTCATGAAACACgcctaaaaacacaagattacaCGTATACAATGTTTATACAATAGTTACACTGTCcaatgggtgcacaaacaattaaAAGTGAGAATAGTGAATATCCTCTTAGACATCGTCAAGTACGAAGACATGCAACAAGAAGACAGCTTCAGAACTCAATGAGCAAATACAATCATGGAGAATTCTGTTCAAACGGAATAAAAGCATCAGACACACGGAACATGAACGCATGCAGAGACAGTGAAATATATCAATcagacaggtaaacaacagCAAAAGGCGCACATGCAGGTAGATGAGTCGAGACATGCAGAGACAGGACAGCAGACGGACTGAGACGCGTTGCTCGATTCATTTTAGGGAAAAAAGTAGTTTAACATTTTTATGAAATATGCTCGTTCTCCTTGCAGAGTCGGCTTGAAAACATCTTTAATGCTCTAATATCAGTTAAATATAAGTGTACAGCGCggtagcttagcatgaagactagCTGGCCTTGCTGTGTTTTAAAAGTGTCTAAACCTGACAACTAGAACCTCTAAAGCTCACTGAATATCATGTTATCTTACAaccctacaacaacaacaacaagcattaCGATGTATTTCACGGGGTGTCACTATCACAGTGACTTCCTCTATAagctggttgcctggcaacctcaTGGTGTCAGAAGGCCACAGcccaaaaactaaaaacatagatgacatgtaatgtaatattttcCATAATGTTGAACTATTAACTTTAATGAAATTCTCTTTACGGCCACACGGGGCAGTAAAATGCAGCATATTTGTCAATCAGCAGTCAATCgctgaataaatataaaactgcttttatttagatttgttcCCACATTGTCAGTTATTGATTACCGACGTGCTCTTCGTCTTCCCCTCCAGGAGGAAGAGTGCCCCGGCTGCACCGACGGGACCTTTAAAGGGACGCGGTACTTCACCTGCCCCCCCAAGAAGGCGCTGTTCGTGAAGCTCAAGTGCTGCCGGCCCGACTCCCGCTTCCCCTCGCTGCACCACTCCTCCAACCCCATCGAGCGCTGCAACTCCATCGGTGAGTCCGGAGCCGCGGGGCCGCCGGGCGCCGGTTCTCTCCACCGGGCTTTACGCCGTCACTGTGTTCCTGCAGCTTTCGGAGGGTACCTGAGCGAGGTGGTGCACGAGAACACGCCCCCCCGCACGGAGAACGACGGCCTGGACGTCATGGTGGGAAAGAAGAAAGGCATCCAGGGCCACTACAACTCCTGCTACCTGGATTCAACCCTCTTCTGGTCAGTGAATGCTCCATCAGCTGCATGTTGGACCAGCGCCTGGGCTTCAGTCGGCTGTCGGCCCAGAGGCCCTCAGGTTGACTGTTTGCCCACCGGCTCCACCTGGAGGGTCGGGTTGTTCCTGCTGTGAGCCGGTGGCTGGATGGAGGCTCACCTGTGGTTTCTGCCACAGGGCcgtcaaaaaataataataataataattcaaaattattgtggatttcttttatattttgttaataattgtgtacttttttttaatacattatttaaaaaaatgtaaacttttttttgtaaattaaaaaatgtaaacataaaaaaaattaaacatttaaattcattcatttacattttgtttttaaagtcaaaaatatttttactttttttttttttactttgaaaatactTCCACCAGTTTAGAGTTTAAatcgttttattttattttaagtgaTAAAAAAACTTCCAAGTAAAGTTAGATTCCGATGGAAAGTATTTCCCGAGTAATCAACTAACACAATATGTACGAATGTCATGAAACACGCGTCGTTAAATCCACGTCTCCATGACGTACCCGTGTTGCTCATCGTGCTCCGCAGCCTGTTCTCCTTCAGCTCGGTTCTGGACACGGTTCTGCTGAGGCCGCGCTCGAAGAGCGACGTGGAGTTCTACCGAGAGACTCAGGAGCTGCTCCGCACCGAGATCGTCAACCCGCTGCGCATGTGAGTCTCAGCTGATCGCCCTGTGTTATCGGTTATTGATTGTGTTTTACACTCCATGACTCACAGGAAGCTCAAGGTGATCAACTGCAGAACGCTTCACTTGCTGACGGACCGTTTTAAATCTGAACTcagataaatgaagaaataaaaaaacctgaCTATTATAAATTGCATTATTTGCTTCATCGTCAAACCCTGAATGTAACATCTGCTCGTGCCGGTGCGTTCTGGGTCCTGCAGACACGGCTACGTCTGTGCTACCAAGGTGATGAAGCTGAGGAGGATCCTGGAGAACGTAGAAGCTGCTTCTGGGTTCACATCCgaagaaaaaggtgaggaggacgGGGCAGATGGGTTATTAATTGTTTTTCATACCTCTTCCACTGCGCTCATTGTCATGAATCGGACTCCATTTAGCATCAACTTCTATGTTCTAGTGTTAAGAATTAGGATTTAGATGATGTGACTCCACTGAGGATAAAACCAGCTTTTATATTCGTATATTCTCCTGCTGCGGCGTACGCGTGTCATGACTCGGTGTCTCCACCTGATGGCAGCGTTGACACGTCTCATTGAAGCTCCTCTTGCGTTGCAGATCCTGAGGAGTTCCTGAACATCCTCTTCCATCACATCCTGAGGGTGGACCCGCTGCTGAAGCTCAGGTACGGCTCAGATAAGCTTCTACCAATCCaacaaatagttttttaaagcAGGTTACACACACAAAGCTTTAGTTGGACATGCACGGGAAGCTCTGCAGACGCAGGTACAGACAGCGTGGTTTACCTGTGGGAGGGGTTTTGATCACGATATGAAAACTCCCTGTAAGAGTCATGGTTCATTCTCTCTGGTATTCATCATGTGGTCTACTGTATCATTTGGGTTATGCTGTCGTATTTCTACAGTAATGCTTTCATACCAAAGCCACTGCATTGTAAAGTATCACATGACTAACATCACTGAGTCTCTTTACAggagaaaaacatgtttattaatttaACAGTTCAACATatctgttggagctatttattttgacatttgtatttagttttattgtaaagtaatattgattaatcatatcttatttaggttatattttgatatggaAGAAAGAGCTTATGATCGTTTTAGTTAATtctttgtgattgttgtttagagatatttagttttagggttcactgattgggtaacactgtggtTATATGGAGGTGTGagtagcttcaggaccagcatgcaccggggtggcCGATGTTGTtttaccagcacagagaggaagtgtcaacatgttgtttgttcttttggtttgtttagtaaataaattatcagaataatgACGTACGGAGAacgacatttctttcttttgcctGCGTCAACTCAAAAACCCCCACGGTGCGTCATGGCCATTTGATTCAtagttttatttgagttattgggACAAATGGCCACTTCAGTATCTATTGTTAGAGTAAAATAAAGTGTTAACGCTTTGAGAATAGAATCACAAACCCTGGCTATGTGAGACACATCTACTGTGGGAAGTTCTTTTCATAGCTGCACAGATTACAGCCGCTCTTGTCTGCAGGTCGGCGGGCCAGAAGGTCCAGGACTGCTACTTCTACCAGATCTTCATGGACAAGAAGGACAAGGTGGGCGTCCCCACCATCCAGCAGCTGCTGGAGTGGTCCTTCATCAACAGCGACCTCAAGTTTGCAGAGGTGAATTATTTCAACTCATTAACAAAACTGACTGATTAGCTTGAGTTGGGTAGAGAGACTTTCACCATGTTATCAGTATCGTCAGTTATCATCATTTATTATCAGTTATCAACATTTCTCATCAGTTATCAGTTATCATCAGTTATCATCATACTTTCTCATCAGTTATCATCAGTTATCAGTTATCATCAGTTATTATCATCATACTTTCTCATCAGTTATCAGTTATTATCATCATACTTTCTCATCAGTTATCATCAGTTATCAGTTATCAACATTTCTCATCAGTTATCAGTTATCATCAGTTATCAGTTCTCATACTTTCTCATCAGTTATCATCAGTTATCAGTTATAAACATTTCTCATCAGTTATCAGTTATTATCAGTTATCATCGTGCAGTTCTGTACTGCAACGAATCATCTGGAAACTCCTTCAGGGACTTCTAGTTAACAGTTATAGTTCATATTGGCTGCAGAGCTAGAGCAGTTTGAATTGTATTAAATCCGACCTTAAGTCTTGTGGTTGTTTCAGTGTTGatgaggagaacaacatgttaaAGACAAGAGTTAACATGCACTGATCGACagttaatgtgtttatttaaatgacatTCATTTATAATTACATTAATTTACAAACATTAATGAATGAAAAGCATCTTCCACTGCTGGTCGTCTCATAAATGCAGAACACAGATCTCACAGAGACTCGTCCCGTGTCCAGCTGTGGAGCTACTGGAACTGAGTCAATCCACTTTGACTTGGGAAAAACCCACAacttaaaaacatgaaacaaaagCAAAATGAACTTTATTCACTTCCTCAGAGTTTCTGTGTCTAATGAGTTAAATATGAAGAAGCCTTCCACACAGGAGatcatctccttctcctccttgttcttccccatctcctctttcttcctgttcttgttttgttttcctcttcttctcctcctcctcctccctccaggctCCCTCCTGCCTTATCATCCAGATGCCGCGCTTTGGAAAAGACTTCAAGATGTTCAACAAGATTTTCCCCTCGTTGGAGTTGGACATCACCGACCTGCTCGAAGACAGTGAGGACCACTTgtgttcttgttctccttcttcttgttcttcttacttttattcttgttgttgttcttcctcttaTTCTTTCtctgcttcttcctcttcttgttgttcttgttctccttcctcttgttcttcttcctcttcttgttcttcctcttgttttttccttcttcctcttcttgttgttcttcttcttgttcctcttgttcttcttccttttcttcttcctcttcctgttcttcctcttgtttttttccttcttcctcttcttgttgttcttcttgttgttctctttttcttcttcgtcttgtttttcttcttcttctttgttgttTCTAAACTTGCTGTAGACGTTTTGTGAGTCGGATTGAATTCCGTGTTTTTCCCTCCAGCTCCGAGGGAATGTCGTATCTGCGGCGGCTTGGCGATCTTCGAGTGTCGCGACTGTTACGAAGACGGCGACATCACGGCGGGCAAGATCAAACAGTTCTGTGAGAAGTGCAATACGCAGGTAACGAGGGCGTAAGGTCAGGTTCCTCCACCGGGGGGCGCCAGAGCCAAAGGAATCACACGTGTTTCACTAGATACACAGAACTGTGATATTTAAATGCTCATCTAaggtctttgtgtatttagaaatgcgctatataagtttgaattatcaacattattattattattatcatctggCATTATGAATCCTCAAATGTACTTCAAAGCTGTcaaggaatttaaaaaagattatttccaggcctggaaaagaaaTTAATTCGcaaaagtttttgaaaagtcatggaaatttggttatagtcatatgttcatttacacagtttgattaaaagaataaacatttatttccatatttattctttgaatcaaactattgtcaaactcatttatttcatttaaggtttaaaatcattttacaaaatgtttcCTCTTAGAAATTTGGTTTGAAGTCCTGAACATCCAGCGGTCCACACGTATGACCCCTGCTAGTCATGTCACATGTAGCGTGTGAAtaacaggcgtgtgtgtgtgtgtggtccgtcAGGTTCACCTCCACCCGAGGAGGAAAGCCCACCGGCACGGCAAGCTGTCCGTCCCCAAGGAGCTGCAAGACGGCGCCGGGCGCCAGGGCGGCTTCCCCCGCCAGAGGATGGAGCTGTTCGCCGTGCTGTGCATCGAGACCAGCCACTACGTCGCCTTCGTCAAGTACGGCAGCGCCGACTCCTCCTGGCTCTTCTTCGACAGCATGGCCGACCGCGACGGTGGGTgacggagggagaaggaggacgtAGGatggtgtatatttatttatttatatatttatttatgtatttaatatacttttatattttaatatttgtatacattcatatatttttatattttctttataggGTGTgggatatatgtatttatatatatatatatttatgtatttaatatacttttatattttaatatttgtatgcattcatccatttttatattttctttataggGTGtaggatatatgtatatatatttatatatttattcatgtatttaatatacttttatattttcatatttgtatacattaatatttttatattttctttataggGTGTaggatatatgtatatttatttatatatatattaatatattatttatatgttattatccttttatattttaatatttgtacACATtcgtatatttttatattttctttttatatatatatatatttttaaaataaaatattaatatatttgtatatttatatatacacattttattacACATACATTTATAGCACTTTACATGTAAAGAAAAATCTCGGCATGAATCAGTGCAACATAAAAGAATACAGTCGTGTACACTAACATACACCTAACATAAGACCTGGATCTAGTTCTGGGTCCCAGAAGACCTGGATCTGGTTCTGAGAGCTGATCGGGTTCTAGAAATGTTCTGAGAAGTCAAACCAGTGACTGCTTTATGGACTATGAGCCGGACTATAAAGATCAGTCTGTTGTATTTTTATGTACTATAATACATTTAGCTCCAATCTTTGGtaccatttattttaatttactaCTTTACAATATGTTCCTTCTAAATTATTTTGCACATAAGTTTTTCTGATAGATGGATTCagtcaaatgttttttaagaaaataaaagttcaTAATCGTCACTATTGGAGCAGCTGGAGCGTCTTTGcccaaaaaaatacttttatgaCTAGTCGATAATGTAAATATTTTAGTAAACTAACTAACTGACTAAAAGTTTAACGTCTAATCgctggtttatttttatttgggcCAAAACATTAAAgaactttaaaataaaactaatGAATCCTGGAAAGAATTCAGTTTGAATCCAAAAGTTTTTCATCTTCACATATCTGCAAGTTCTCTGTCTGTGATGCTTTAACCTGAACCTTGACCCCGAGCTGACCACATGACCACGGCTCTCTGCAGGGGGTCAGAACGGCTTCAACATCCCGCAGGTGTCCCCGTGTCCCGAGGTGGAGGCGTACCTGAAGATGAGCCCCGAGGAGCTGCACACCCTGGACCCCAAGAGCATCCAGGGCCAGGCCCGCCGGCTGCTGTGTGACGCCTACATGTGCATGTACCAGAGCTCCACCATGAGCCTGTACAagtagaaccccccccccaaggcaGGAGAGTCCCAGAAAGGAGGAACATGGAGGGGGAAAACACCTCAAAAAGAAAGACTTCCTGCCAGCAGGGGAGCTGTCCAGAGTTAACCCTctgggaagggggaggagccaggggGAGGGacgaaaagggggaggagccagagagagaggggggaggagcctattCATGCAGCTTCCCCGCGTCTCACAGCTCAGTGTCGGTGGTGGAGGATGAAGGCCTTTCATGAAGATGCAGAAGATGGACGGGGGAGGGCAACACCAACAAGAGgagcagtgggaggagcctgaacACCTCATTGACCTTTCAGACGAGCGGAATACTCTTAATCACTGTAAAAGACGGGGGCGACCACGAGGAAGTGACGCCGCGTCCGTCCTCCACCCTTAAAAACTTGATAAAGTCTCTTTGGCGGCGTGGACTCCTCCAGGTGGTGACATCACCATCGTCCAGCCTCCGTCTGCACCGCCCTCCATCGCGCCCTGGAAACGTTTTACAGTTACAGGGCGGAGTAAAAGTCTCTCAACCAATGAGCTCCGTTCCCCGAGTCGACCAATCAGGAAACACttagcttcttcttctgctcctcctcccggtGGAAGTCTCAGCGAAGCTAATTTGTTGGCGGGGAGACGGTTCTGTGCTCGAGATACAGATGTGAGCCGCGAGGAGCGCTCTGCAtcgcggaggagggaggagggaggagggagggagggaggagggaacgagggagggaggagggagggaggagggaggagggaacgagggttTGATGTGAAGGATTTCACATGCAGtgttctctttgttttttaagaCTTAATCTAAATTATATTTTGCGTTCCTTTTCTCTCGCTGCCTTCCATGAAGATGTGACATGATAACAAACCTGTTGTGATCAAATCTTATTTATTGTATTCTAATCATATTACAAACTCCTGTGTTGTCCCTTTTTTTGAGAAAATGAAACGGGgttgataatgtgtgtgtgtgtgtgttctctctttctcagtGTATTGAAGTGAGTTATTGTTGTTTACGCTGTCTCCTAGCAACCACTGAATGTTAACGGTGACACGCCGGTGACGAATGGAGCTCGAGGCCGGAAACCTCCGTGTGCACGTAATTAAAGAAAAGtattttaattcattatttaaaacttccATCGTATTCCAATTTCAAAGAATacataaagtatataaatatatatttattatatatataatatatattataagtaatgtatatttatgtattatatataatttatatttaatatatatatacattatgtatcatatatatatatacattacgtataatatatattatacataatatatattttatatacattacgtataatatatattatgtgtaatataataaatatatatatatagcgttGATTGAGATGTAAAGTTTGTTTTTATACATCACAACAAAATTGGATTAAAGCAAGAACCTGCACATGTtggcattataaatatatattttcctaaATCTCAACTTAAATCGTGGATTCAGTCAACGGAGGATTTAAGTTTCTTTTCTTCGGTCTGTACAGACTCTTGTAACGGGTGGAGACTTACTGTAGTGATGTTCTGTAAATGTTAACAAAATAAAGCCCATTTCTAAGGGTGGTCTCAGTAATGTCACCAAGGGAGGAGCATCAAGTCTCTGGGTTGCAGGTGGAGGTCTGGCTGCAGGTGGAGGTCTCtgggctgcaggtggaggtctctgagctgcaggtggaggtctcggctgcaggtggaggtctctgggctgcaggtggaggtctctgggctggaggtggaggtctctgggttgcaggtggaggtctctgggctgcaggtggaggtcTCGGCTGCAGGTGGAGGTCTCTGAGGTGGAGGTCtctgagctgcaggtggaggtctctgggctggaggtggaggtctctgggctggaggtggaggtctctgGGTTGCAGGTGAAGGTCtctgagctgcaggtggaggtctctgggttgcaggtggaggtctctgggctggaggtggaggtttctgggttgcaggtggaggtctgagctggaggtggaggtctctgagctgcaggtggaggtctctgggctggaggtggaggtttcTGGGTTGCAGGTGAAGGTCTCtgggctgcaggtggaggtctgagctggaggtggaggtctctgagctgcaggtggaggtctctgagctgcaggtggaggtctctgagctggaggtggagccccccccccaggagcCCCTGCTCCTCACCTtgtttaatcccccccccccccaggagccCCTGCTCCTCACCTtgtttaatcccccccccccaggagccCCTGCTCCTCACCTTGTTTAATTCCCCCAGGAGCCCCTGCTCCTCACCTTGTTTAATCCCCAGGAGCCCCTGCTCCTCACCTTGTTTAATCCCCCAGGAGCCCCTGCTCCTCACCTTGTTTAATCCCCCAGCAGCTGGCCCTCGGTGGCCGCTCCCTTTATGCTGCAGCATATGTCTCTCCTCGTAGCGACGGTAATTTAGCCGCGCTGCCTCTCCGGAGCAGATGGGCTCCTGTATTGTTATTCCGCTTCGACTCGGggcccctggggggggggggggggatgcactaaataaaatcaaagcagaTGGAGCTCGGTGGGGCGAGGCCGCCGTGTTTATGATAAACAGCACAACCGGTGTCCGTcacctgaagccccgcccacacaggAAACAGCTTTACAGTAGCCTCGCCTCACCTGCTCtcaggaggaggccgacaggaggaactcaggaggaggaggccgacaggaggaactcaggaggaggaggaggccgacaggaggagctcaggaggaggaggaggccgacaggaggagctcaggaggaggagggacctcCTCAGTGAGATGAGTGATGACGCTCCGTCTCAGATGTTGAAGTGTGGAGTGATGTCATAGTTAAAGTCGTGCTCCCTGCAGGCTGCACGGGGACcaacgacctctgacctctgaggtGACCTCCAGCACCACTGCAGTGAcgacatgaatatatatatatatataaagtacctTTTGTCCTGTTAAAGAACTTTTTCATAATCTCTTTTCACTTTCCTCTCGGACGAGGCGACGCGTGATTGGACGACacgttcataataataatcctgcgaggatcctttttttttttctccatcctcGACCTTAAACTTAAAAATTCTCccaaaacacccccccccccgaggactGTTGTGTTCTGCGTAACCTTGCCCGGGTTCCGTGGTTCTCACGCCGCGCCGCCGGCCTCGGGTCGTCGTGGTTCTCACCAAGCGGCGCTCGTTCCCATGGGAACAGACGGAGGCAACAAAGGAATCCTGTGAGACGACGTCGGAGGCCTCAgcaggaagacgaggagacgagcgTGAACGAATCAGGACTAACTCGATGTTCCACTTAGCGGCTGTGTGAAGTCACCGGGGTCACTCGCCGTCTCCAGAGGTCACCTGACGGAGTCGGAGGAGAGCTGCAGGTTTACGAGCGTTTCAGGAAGAACCTTCTTCAGGTTCCACCGGAAAGTTTTCATAATTATCTGGAAAGTCCCTCAAAATTACTTTTAGCTTTAAATTAATTCATCtattcaggaaaaaaaacagctACTTTTTCAAATCCCTGAGTAAAGACATCCAGTTGTTACAGATCtaaaacatgaatacattatatattgtgtttaaaacatgtatatttacatcattatttctaatgATCAGTGTTCCTCTCTTTGTCAGACCGACTCTTCCTTTCGCTTTATACTTAAAATGTTTagaaaacctaaaaaaacgTATTAAAAAAATCATTCAAGAAATTCTACATTAAAATCCAGATTCCGGTTGTTTCCGACGTGTTGGCGCCCGCGTCGTCGTCTGCTGTGATCTTTACGTTTGgtgtaagctccgccccctcctctaaTGGGGAGCGGCGGAGCAGATGCTGCGCGCTCCGCCAGCTGGCCAGAGATTGCAAACGCACAATGTGTGTAAAATATTTAAAGTCGTATCTTTCACTTACGGTGTGAAGTGTTTTTATGGCCCATCATGCTTTGAGAGGGAAGGccggcccccccccggggccccctggGGCCCC
Coding sequences within it:
- the cylda gene encoding ubiquitin carboxyl-terminal hydrolase CYLD isoform X2 — protein: MSSALWSQEKPSGGYREDWRFYMVVKECAVEKPPQKTLRVPRGSLGQACQERNSLGRTLPPCKGKKSLRILDQANVVLSLDERDVLELDEKLAELLFPITNCEERYALLCNKARLERVRDIDCGSKVRVQLRSGDEPLPGVVRFKGSLLPDRALSGIWFGVELLEEGRGQGFTEGSYQGRQLFRCEDECGVFVALDKLELWEDEEDDEALGELEVDHGNPVEEDQDFPPLEINSRVLVQTRDGPERGTIIFCDLLPGNESLGYYVGVDMDNPIGDWDGVFDGKLLCNFASLEHTRLVPICDVMPEYSMQDQRLQKHSFAPRGSDKTSSGQSKPKSKVGEDPAKSLTDTPPDSNQASPPSRAPPPASLSSDNKFHSLPFSLNRKAGPIDSMSHGPLSLSVQSVMGEQPEPPSPVAPPSPHPATPLSRGQPGLEVGSLVEVKENPPLCGVIRWVGLPPGLLEPLAGLELEEECPGCTDGTFKGTRYFTCPPKKALFVKLKCCRPDSRFPSLHHSSNPIERCNSIAFGGYLSEVVHENTPPRTENDGLDVMVGKKKGIQGHYNSCYLDSTLFCLFSFSSVLDTVLLRPRSKSDVEFYRETQELLRTEIVNPLRIHGYVCATKVMKLRRILENVEAASGFTSEEKDPEEFLNILFHHILRVDPLLKLRSAGQKVQDCYFYQIFMDKKDKVGVPTIQQLLEWSFINSDLKFAEAPSCLIIQMPRFGKDFKMFNKIFPSLELDITDLLEDTPRECRICGGLAIFECRDCYEDGDITAGKIKQFCEKCNTQVHLHPRRKAHRHGKLSVPKELQDGAGRQGGFPRQRMELFAVLCIETSHYVAFVKYGSADSSWLFFDSMADRDGGQNGFNIPQVSPCPEVEAYLKMSPEELHTLDPKSIQGQARRLLCDAYMCMYQSSTMSLYK
- the cylda gene encoding ubiquitin carboxyl-terminal hydrolase CYLD isoform X1, which gives rise to MSSALWSQEKPSGGYREDWRFYMVVKECAVEKPPQKTLRVPRGSLGQACQERNSLGRTLPPCKGKKSLRILDQANVVLSLDERDVLELDEKLAELLFPITNCEERYALLCNKARLERVRDIDCGSKVRVQLRSGDEPLPGVVRFKGSLLPDRALSGIWFGVELLEEGRGQGFTEGSYQGRQLFRCEDECGVFVALDKLELWEDEEDDEALGELEVDHGNPVEEDQDFPPLEINSRVLVQTRDGPERGTIIFCDLLPGNESLGYYVGVDMDNPIGDWDGVFDGKLLCNFASLEHTRLVPICDVMPEYSMQDQRLQKHSFAPRGSDKTSSGQSKPKSKGLGHQCGSRSKSEFYYTLNGSSVDPPAPPKSKSTWYIDEVGEDPAKSLTDTPPDSNQASPPSRAPPPASLSSDNKFHSLPFSLNRKAGPIDSMSHGPLSLSVQSVMGEQPEPPSPVAPPSPHPATPLSRGQPGLEVGSLVEVKENPPLCGVIRWVGLPPGLLEPLAGLELEEECPGCTDGTFKGTRYFTCPPKKALFVKLKCCRPDSRFPSLHHSSNPIERCNSIAFGGYLSEVVHENTPPRTENDGLDVMVGKKKGIQGHYNSCYLDSTLFCLFSFSSVLDTVLLRPRSKSDVEFYRETQELLRTEIVNPLRIHGYVCATKVMKLRRILENVEAASGFTSEEKDPEEFLNILFHHILRVDPLLKLRSAGQKVQDCYFYQIFMDKKDKVGVPTIQQLLEWSFINSDLKFAEAPSCLIIQMPRFGKDFKMFNKIFPSLELDITDLLEDTPRECRICGGLAIFECRDCYEDGDITAGKIKQFCEKCNTQVHLHPRRKAHRHGKLSVPKELQDGAGRQGGFPRQRMELFAVLCIETSHYVAFVKYGSADSSWLFFDSMADRDGGQNGFNIPQVSPCPEVEAYLKMSPEELHTLDPKSIQGQARRLLCDAYMCMYQSSTMSLYK